A single window of Granulicella mallensis MP5ACTX8 DNA harbors:
- a CDS encoding 3-deoxy-D-manno-octulosonic acid transferase: protein MLAYSLLLTLGLLLSSPWWLLRMATTERYREGLRERLGGVPARLCEAVRGKRVIWVHAVSVGEVLAASRLVGELEAALGEGFRVVVSTTTRTGQALARERFGAERVFYMPLDFAWMVRRYLQALKPEVLLLMESELWPRMLHECARAGVPVAVVNARVSDRSFARTMTVRDIWQYVLRKPSLWLAQSEEDARRLIALGAWGETVKVIGNLKYDVRAPRQSRIAELIREAASGRPVVVAGSTVGGGTNNDLSEEEMVIQAWEGRARNEFNALLVLAPRHPERFGLVESAVMEYRFARASDGVPTQEGSLEVVLLDTIGDLASVYGLADIAFVGGSLIKSGGHNPLEPAQFGVPVVMGPSFENFRDVVGKMRASDGICIVQNKQELELVLVGMLKDREAAQAVGQRGRQVFEDQQGATARSVEAIVAMVKL from the coding sequence ATGCTGGCCTATAGCCTGTTACTGACGTTGGGACTCCTGCTCAGTTCGCCGTGGTGGCTGCTGCGGATGGCAACGACCGAGCGTTATCGCGAGGGCCTGCGCGAGCGGCTGGGTGGCGTGCCCGCGCGTTTGTGCGAGGCGGTGCGTGGCAAGCGTGTGATCTGGGTTCACGCTGTCAGCGTCGGTGAGGTGCTTGCGGCATCGCGGCTGGTAGGGGAGCTGGAAGCAGCGCTTGGAGAAGGGTTTCGCGTGGTGGTCTCGACGACGACGCGTACCGGGCAGGCGCTGGCGCGCGAGAGATTCGGAGCGGAGCGGGTGTTCTATATGCCGCTCGACTTCGCGTGGATGGTGCGGCGGTATCTGCAAGCATTGAAGCCGGAAGTTCTTTTGCTGATGGAGAGCGAACTGTGGCCTCGGATGCTGCATGAGTGCGCACGAGCAGGCGTCCCTGTAGCTGTGGTGAATGCGCGAGTAAGTGATCGCTCGTTTGCGCGCACGATGACGGTGCGTGACATCTGGCAATACGTGCTGCGGAAGCCTTCGTTATGGCTCGCGCAGAGTGAAGAGGACGCGCGTCGCCTGATCGCGCTGGGTGCCTGGGGAGAGACCGTAAAGGTTATCGGCAATCTGAAGTACGATGTTCGCGCGCCGCGGCAGAGCCGTATTGCGGAACTCATTCGTGAAGCAGCGTCAGGCAGACCGGTAGTAGTGGCTGGAAGCACTGTGGGTGGCGGAACGAACAACGACCTGAGTGAAGAGGAGATGGTGATTCAGGCCTGGGAGGGCAGAGCGCGTAATGAATTCAATGCGTTGCTTGTGCTCGCACCTCGACATCCCGAGAGATTTGGTCTTGTTGAATCGGCTGTCATGGAATACAGATTTGCGCGTGCAAGTGATGGGGTTCCAACACAGGAAGGCTCATTGGAAGTGGTGCTGCTGGATACCATTGGCGACCTGGCTTCGGTCTATGGTCTCGCTGATATCGCGTTCGTCGGAGGCAGTTTGATCAAGTCCGGCGGACATAATCCCCTGGAACCGGCGCAGTTCGGAGTGCCGGTGGTGATGGGGCCTTCGTTTGAAAACTTTCGCGATGTCGTAGGGAAGATGCGCGCGTCGGATGGTATCTGCATCGTCCAGAACAAGCAGGAACTGGAGCTGGTTTTGGTGGGGATGTTGAAGGACCGCGAGGCGGCACAGGCGGTTGGTCAGCGCGGGCGGCAGGTGTTTGAAGATCAGCAAGGTGCGACAGCGCGGTCGGTTGAGGCGATCGTCGCGATGGTGAAGCTATGA
- the lpxK gene encoding tetraacyldisaccharide 4'-kinase: MSARRPWAKPLVPVYAAVLAAKDALRRMGVPPTRKLSWPVVSVGSLSAGGAGKTPVVIALATILRDAGWKVDVLSRGYGREGRGVERVVASPGKQVPRYARNDNQNSKSNDKSNGTSKGDRTSDGGGKDFSAAKFGDEPVLIARRTDVPVWVGADRFLAGEQAEKDAAEGTRGLHLLDDGFQHRQLARAFDVVLVTAEDLNDKLLPEGNLRESFAALQRADAVVVRAEEMEGISKQVWPLVREGAQIWTVQRKLRFPAPLFVFGAGLRPVAFCAIARPEGFASMLTEAGCGIVETVAFRDHHAYTMADIDRVIEVAKGMKATGFVSTEKDAVKLTAAMRERLEAFGLLMIVALEAEFVDGQAVLRAIEAHLS, encoded by the coding sequence ATGAGCGCGCGCAGGCCCTGGGCGAAGCCTCTGGTGCCGGTGTATGCGGCGGTGCTCGCGGCGAAGGATGCTCTGCGGCGCATGGGTGTGCCGCCTACGCGCAAGCTCTCATGGCCGGTGGTGAGTGTGGGGAGCCTGTCGGCGGGAGGTGCGGGGAAGACGCCGGTGGTGATTGCGCTGGCGACGATATTGCGTGATGCCGGGTGGAAGGTGGATGTGCTGTCGCGGGGGTATGGGCGCGAGGGACGTGGCGTGGAGAGAGTGGTCGCCAGTCCCGGGAAGCAGGTTCCTCGCTACGCTCGGAATGACAACCAGAACAGCAAAAGCAACGACAAAAGCAACGGCACAAGCAAAGGCGACAGGACAAGCGATGGCGGTGGCAAAGACTTCTCTGCTGCCAAGTTTGGAGATGAACCCGTGCTGATTGCGCGGCGTACGGATGTGCCGGTATGGGTCGGAGCGGATCGGTTTCTTGCGGGAGAGCAGGCAGAGAAGGACGCTGCGGAAGGCACGCGCGGTTTGCATCTGCTGGACGACGGGTTTCAGCATCGGCAGTTGGCGCGAGCCTTCGATGTCGTGCTGGTGACGGCGGAAGATCTAAATGACAAGTTGCTGCCTGAGGGAAATCTACGCGAGAGTTTTGCGGCGCTGCAGCGCGCGGATGCAGTAGTGGTGCGCGCGGAAGAGATGGAGGGGATCTCCAAGCAGGTTTGGCCGCTGGTTCGCGAAGGCGCGCAGATCTGGACGGTGCAAAGGAAGTTGCGCTTTCCCGCGCCGCTCTTTGTGTTTGGCGCGGGTCTGAGGCCCGTGGCCTTCTGCGCGATTGCGCGGCCGGAGGGATTCGCCTCCATGCTCACTGAAGCCGGCTGCGGGATTGTGGAGACAGTTGCCTTTCGTGACCATCATGCGTATACGATGGCGGATATCGACCGTGTCATCGAAGTTGCGAAGGGGATGAAGGCAACTGGATTTGTGTCGACAGAGAAGGACGCCGTAAAACTGACTGCGGCGATGCGCGAACGGTTGGAGGCCTTTGGATTGCTGATGATCGTTGCCCTCGAAGCGGAGTTCGTCGATGGACAGGCGGTTCTGCGCGCGATTGAGGCGCACCTCTCGTGA
- a CDS encoding glycosyltransferase family 9 protein, with amino-acid sequence MRVLIVRVGALGDVLHALPAVAALRKQQPEWLEWTIDWVVDPRWAPLLVGDDIRGPVVDRIHAAETKLWSSAPISLATLRSVLDLRSVLRAERYDLVIDMQGTVRSAVIGRMAGARKFAGYSDPREAVAVNLYTERLARRGAHVVEQGAALLGEACGLKIVPVEISLPRVAWAEHWAEEEAVLSRPLCVLGAGGGWGAKHWPTARFGALALELRAMGFDVVVNAPHKNDVVANEVVAASRGTARMVVCNVTGLVALMRRTDLFIGGDSGPTHLAAALGVPLVALFGPTDPARNGPWGPGAKRVLRDASSITSYKHVAEGDPGLARITVESVLEAVRQVRGT; translated from the coding sequence GTGAGAGTGCTGATCGTGCGCGTCGGCGCGCTGGGCGATGTGCTCCATGCGTTGCCTGCCGTGGCTGCGCTGCGGAAGCAGCAGCCGGAGTGGCTCGAGTGGACGATCGACTGGGTCGTCGATCCGCGCTGGGCCCCCTTGCTGGTGGGGGACGATATCAGAGGGCCGGTGGTCGATCGCATCCATGCGGCGGAGACGAAGCTTTGGTCAAGCGCGCCGATATCTCTTGCGACGCTGCGCTCGGTTCTCGATCTGCGCTCCGTGTTGCGCGCGGAGCGGTATGACCTTGTCATCGACATGCAGGGCACGGTGCGTTCGGCGGTCATCGGCCGCATGGCAGGAGCGCGCAAGTTTGCCGGCTATAGCGATCCGCGCGAGGCCGTGGCCGTGAACCTCTACACGGAAAGACTCGCACGGCGCGGAGCGCATGTGGTGGAGCAGGGCGCAGCGCTGCTGGGAGAAGCCTGTGGCTTGAAGATTGTCCCGGTTGAGATCTCGCTGCCGCGCGTGGCGTGGGCCGAGCACTGGGCGGAGGAGGAGGCTGTGTTGTCTCGTCCGCTATGTGTGCTGGGGGCCGGGGGCGGTTGGGGTGCGAAGCATTGGCCTACTGCCAGATTTGGTGCTCTGGCGTTGGAACTTCGGGCGATGGGGTTCGATGTCGTCGTGAACGCACCGCACAAGAATGACGTTGTAGCCAACGAGGTTGTGGCCGCGAGCAGGGGAACCGCGAGGATGGTGGTCTGCAACGTTACCGGGCTGGTGGCCCTGATGCGGCGGACAGACCTATTTATTGGCGGCGATTCCGGCCCGACGCATTTAGCCGCGGCCCTTGGTGTTCCTCTGGTAGCGCTCTTCGGCCCGACCGATCCGGCGCGTAACGGACCGTGGGGGCCGGGAGCCAAGCGTGTGTTGCGCGATGCGTCCTCGATCACAAGCTACAAGCATGTTGCGGAGGGCGATCCGGGGTTGGCGAGGATCACCGTGGAGAGCGTGCTCGAAGCTGTGCGTCAGGTGCGTGGGACGTAG
- a CDS encoding methyltransferase family protein, with protein sequence MGSATQGKTRWQKFARRARVPLGFVVAAIFLVFAHSTWQTLAWSLALVLPGLWLRGYAAGYVKKNAELTHTGPYAYTRNPLYLGSMGIAFGFAVAVDPVSRWWLGLLLAVMFLAIYVPTILSEEIFLRATFAGFDEYARRVPRLLPRLTPARFGESNAAGSGRFSAERYQHHREYNALMGAAAIYAALILRMVLFHGRS encoded by the coding sequence ATGGGTTCAGCAACACAGGGCAAGACACGATGGCAGAAGTTCGCACGGCGCGCGCGCGTGCCGCTGGGGTTTGTCGTGGCTGCGATCTTTCTGGTATTCGCACATTCAACTTGGCAAACGCTGGCGTGGAGCCTCGCGCTGGTGCTGCCCGGTCTCTGGCTGCGCGGCTACGCCGCAGGCTATGTCAAGAAAAACGCGGAGCTTACGCACACTGGTCCCTATGCGTACACGCGCAATCCGCTGTACCTGGGATCGATGGGAATTGCGTTCGGCTTTGCCGTGGCGGTGGATCCCGTGTCCCGATGGTGGCTTGGTTTGTTGCTGGCGGTGATGTTTCTCGCGATCTATGTGCCGACGATCCTCTCTGAGGAAATCTTTCTCCGTGCAACGTTTGCGGGCTTCGATGAGTATGCGCGGCGCGTTCCTCGGCTGCTGCCGAGGCTAACGCCTGCGCGTTTTGGCGAGTCTAATGCGGCGGGGAGCGGAAGGTTCTCTGCGGAGCGCTATCAGCATCACCGCGAGTACAATGCTCTTATGGGCGCTGCCGCCATCTATGCGGCCCTGATTTTGCGAATGGTACTGTTTCACGGGCGCTCATAA
- a CDS encoding DUF3108 domain-containing protein, which yields MKARMFSVALAFCTMACGLTSSVLAHAQLFSPPKPVAQKPIPVLQAPQPGFMYPQHETLTFTVDWRVFTAGTAVFHLDQVGEVQKLSATADSIGAVNLLFPVVDRFQSGFDLKTGCSTGFNKQIQEGRRKIASELIFDNARGKQIQNERNLVKGTATHQEANVPACVTDSLAAIFYTQSQPLNVGQIVSFPLADSMRTVTVGMKVESREEIKTPAGTFQTVKVQATAEEGVVKNRGHIWIWYTDDPRHIPVQMQAKLFWGTITFHLQSIDLK from the coding sequence TTGAAGGCTCGGATGTTTTCGGTCGCGTTGGCCTTCTGCACGATGGCTTGTGGACTCACCAGTTCCGTCCTCGCCCATGCGCAGCTTTTCTCTCCGCCCAAGCCTGTGGCGCAGAAGCCAATCCCTGTCCTGCAGGCCCCGCAACCGGGCTTTATGTATCCGCAGCATGAGACCCTGACCTTTACCGTGGACTGGCGTGTGTTTACCGCAGGCACGGCGGTGTTTCATCTCGACCAGGTGGGCGAAGTGCAAAAGCTCTCGGCCACGGCGGATTCTATCGGAGCGGTGAACCTGCTGTTCCCCGTAGTCGACCGTTTCCAGTCCGGCTTCGATCTGAAGACCGGCTGCTCGACCGGCTTCAATAAGCAGATCCAGGAAGGCCGCCGCAAGATCGCCAGCGAGCTCATCTTCGACAACGCTCGCGGCAAGCAGATACAGAATGAGCGCAACCTGGTGAAGGGCACAGCGACGCACCAGGAGGCAAATGTTCCGGCCTGCGTGACGGATTCACTGGCGGCGATCTTCTATACGCAGTCTCAGCCGTTGAACGTCGGCCAGATCGTCTCGTTTCCGCTGGCCGATTCCATGCGGACAGTAACCGTCGGGATGAAGGTCGAGAGCCGCGAAGAGATCAAGACGCCCGCCGGCACGTTCCAGACTGTCAAGGTGCAGGCGACGGCCGAGGAGGGTGTCGTAAAAAACCGCGGGCACATCTGGATCTGGTACACCGACGATCCACGGCATATTCCGGTGCAGATGCAGGCGAAGCTGTTCTGGGGTACGATCACCTTTCATCTGCAGTCGATTGATCTGAAGTAA
- a CDS encoding putative signal transducing protein, with the protein MSEDTKFVTIATFQDPVDANLAQTALESAGVESFLQGGNANSMIPSAFTARLLVRSEDEAAARAVVDGAVDTPESMETVTAAEIADEGEVR; encoded by the coding sequence ATGAGCGAAGACACGAAATTTGTAACCATCGCAACCTTTCAAGACCCCGTCGATGCCAACCTGGCGCAGACTGCGCTGGAGTCGGCCGGCGTTGAATCGTTCCTGCAGGGTGGAAATGCGAACAGCATGATTCCCTCGGCGTTTACCGCACGGTTGCTGGTACGGTCCGAGGATGAAGCGGCTGCTCGCGCGGTCGTCGATGGAGCGGTGGACACCCCGGAGTCGATGGAGACGGTGACGGCTGCCGAAATTGCAGATGAAGGTGAAGTAAGGTGA
- the queC gene encoding 7-cyano-7-deazaguanine synthase QueC gives MSRPKAVVCLSGGMDSTVCAALAARDYESYGLHFSYGQRTEARELASARAVAAAVGLHDLLELKTDLFRRIGGSALTDSSIAVPEAGDENADETSHRTGSEVPVTYVPFRNAHFLSAAVSWAEVLGATTVFIGAVEQDSSGYPDCRPAYYEAFNQLIRTGTKEGEIAVVTPLIRLRKSEIVRLGVELGAPLHVSWSCYSGETEACGVCESCVLRLRAFAEAGAVDPIPYAEPKRSN, from the coding sequence GTGAGCCGGCCGAAGGCTGTCGTCTGTCTTTCGGGCGGCATGGATTCGACCGTTTGTGCGGCGCTGGCTGCTCGCGACTACGAGAGTTATGGCCTGCACTTCAGCTATGGCCAGCGGACCGAGGCGCGCGAGCTGGCCTCCGCTCGCGCCGTGGCGGCGGCTGTGGGTCTGCACGATCTGCTGGAGCTGAAGACAGACCTGTTTCGGCGCATCGGCGGCTCGGCCCTGACCGACAGCTCGATTGCCGTGCCGGAAGCGGGGGATGAGAATGCGGACGAGACCTCCCACCGCACCGGCAGCGAAGTTCCGGTGACGTATGTTCCCTTTCGCAATGCGCATTTTCTGAGCGCGGCGGTGAGCTGGGCGGAGGTGCTGGGCGCCACGACGGTATTCATCGGCGCGGTGGAGCAGGACAGTTCCGGGTATCCGGACTGTCGGCCAGCCTACTATGAGGCATTCAACCAGTTGATCAGAACAGGCACGAAAGAAGGCGAAATTGCAGTGGTAACGCCGCTGATTCGCCTGCGCAAGAGCGAGATCGTACGGTTGGGAGTTGAATTGGGCGCACCGTTACATGTAAGTTGGTCGTGCTACTCGGGTGAAACCGAGGCCTGCGGCGTATGCGAGAGCTGCGTGTTGCGGTTGCGAGCGTTTGCCGAGGCTGGGGCGGTCGATCCGATTCCGTACGCAGAACCAAAACGTTCGAACTGA
- a CDS encoding tetratricopeptide repeat protein codes for MAKSRMMVFQAAVLASATLFGTGVGIAQQAAAPASVHGHLNDPAGMPLKNVTVQFTKDHSGEVKNRKWVYKFTGDENGDYKGTGIEPGDYFVDIVQADKNLDFVESSKFVAGEDKTLNFDLSRKEYVDKMSDADKAALAEYKKHAGEAMEANKVIGNLNATLKTVRADLAAAAASKDDVSKDVTSMKQAVDSKPDEGLLWITYGDTLVAQGDHLAKDDRAAGKLPTSDDDVVKNYTMAADSFKKGADLMAASKKPSPADQAIAYNSMGNSLAKAGKIQDAQAAYENAVKLDPAKAGMYYGNEAAVLFNTNQMEPALAAANKAIAADPTRPDPYFIKGQALIGNATVDPKTQKPVAPPGCIEAYQKYLELAPDGRSAQTVKEILAGFDVKIDTKYKAGKK; via the coding sequence ATGGCGAAGAGCAGAATGATGGTATTTCAGGCGGCAGTGCTCGCATCGGCGACGCTGTTTGGTACAGGCGTGGGGATCGCGCAACAGGCAGCGGCTCCGGCCAGCGTTCACGGTCATTTGAATGACCCGGCAGGTATGCCGCTCAAGAACGTGACCGTACAGTTTACGAAGGACCACAGCGGCGAGGTGAAGAACCGCAAGTGGGTCTACAAGTTCACGGGAGACGAAAACGGCGACTACAAGGGGACGGGCATCGAGCCCGGTGACTACTTCGTCGATATCGTTCAGGCGGACAAGAACCTTGACTTCGTTGAGAGCTCGAAGTTTGTTGCCGGCGAAGACAAGACCCTGAACTTCGACCTCAGCCGCAAAGAGTACGTCGACAAGATGAGTGACGCGGACAAGGCAGCGCTGGCGGAGTACAAGAAGCATGCTGGCGAGGCGATGGAAGCGAACAAGGTCATCGGCAACCTGAATGCGACCCTGAAGACCGTGCGCGCCGACCTGGCTGCGGCGGCTGCTTCAAAGGACGATGTGAGCAAGGACGTCACCAGCATGAAGCAGGCTGTCGACTCCAAGCCCGATGAAGGTCTGCTCTGGATCACCTACGGCGACACATTGGTCGCACAGGGCGATCATCTTGCCAAGGACGACCGGGCTGCCGGTAAGCTGCCTACATCCGACGACGATGTCGTGAAGAACTACACCATGGCTGCGGACTCATTCAAGAAGGGTGCCGATCTGATGGCGGCATCGAAGAAGCCGAGTCCGGCGGACCAGGCCATCGCCTACAACTCGATGGGCAACAGTCTGGCCAAGGCAGGCAAGATCCAGGATGCCCAGGCAGCCTACGAAAACGCTGTCAAGCTGGACCCCGCCAAGGCGGGCATGTACTACGGCAATGAAGCCGCTGTGCTGTTCAATACCAACCAGATGGAGCCTGCTCTGGCTGCTGCCAACAAGGCCATCGCCGCCGACCCAACCCGTCCCGATCCTTACTTCATCAAGGGCCAGGCGCTCATCGGAAATGCAACGGTCGATCCCAAGACGCAGAAGCCTGTGGCGCCTCCGGGATGCATCGAGGCCTATCAGAAGTATCTTGAACTGGCTCCGGATGGTAGAAGCGCTCAAACCGTCAAGGAGATTCTGGCTGGCTTCGATGTGAAGATCGACACGAAGTACAAAGCTGGTAAGAAGTAA
- a CDS encoding molybdopterin molybdotransferase MoeA produces MTEKTRERVLPFDEALSAVLAQARSFGLPGKRESLPLLEAAGRVLAQAIAAERDQPPFDRSTRDGYAVRAADIASGRALRVAGSIRAGERWQGQPLAAGEALEIMTGAPLPAGAEAVLMVEHTALEGDALRVAEGRTVRVGENVVPRGAEAREGDSLLPVGRVLGAAELAVAASCGCASLEVFARPVAAVISTGDELVELNTVPEPWQIRNSNSYALVSLVQTEGGEAHQLPIARDTLEDLRERIAQGRESDLLLLSGGVSMGKYDLVEQVLTESGAEFFFTGALIQPGKPVVFGRLPKGAASQQVSKSASQWTYFLGLPGNPVSTQVCFHLFAAPLLKALAGRSDLVPRFVEARLAEDVKGGARVTRFLPAELVSAWDGVTVRVIGWQGSGDVAANARGNCYAVLPVGAEVFRAGETVRVLLR; encoded by the coding sequence GTGACTGAAAAGACGCGCGAAAGAGTGCTGCCGTTCGACGAGGCGTTATCTGCCGTACTGGCGCAGGCACGCAGCTTCGGACTGCCGGGCAAGAGGGAGTCGCTGCCTTTGCTCGAGGCTGCCGGACGAGTGCTGGCGCAGGCGATTGCTGCCGAGCGCGATCAGCCGCCGTTCGACCGCTCGACGCGGGATGGCTATGCTGTCCGCGCGGCCGATATCGCTTCTGGGCGAGCGCTGCGGGTGGCAGGCTCAATTCGCGCGGGGGAGCGTTGGCAAGGCCAGCCGCTCGCTGCGGGCGAGGCCCTCGAGATCATGACGGGGGCTCCGCTGCCGGCGGGGGCAGAGGCTGTGCTGATGGTGGAGCACACGGCCCTTGAGGGAGACGCGCTTCGTGTTGCCGAGGGGCGTACGGTGCGCGTGGGCGAGAACGTCGTTCCACGGGGCGCTGAGGCCCGTGAAGGGGACTCTCTGCTGCCTGTGGGACGCGTATTGGGCGCCGCTGAACTGGCCGTTGCCGCAAGCTGCGGGTGCGCCAGCCTGGAGGTATTTGCCAGGCCGGTGGCTGCGGTGATCTCCACCGGAGATGAGCTGGTGGAACTCAACACCGTGCCCGAGCCGTGGCAGATTCGCAACTCGAACAGCTACGCTCTTGTTTCGCTGGTTCAGACCGAGGGCGGCGAGGCTCATCAGCTCCCGATTGCACGGGACACACTGGAGGACCTCAGGGAGCGCATTGCGCAGGGGCGGGAATCGGATCTTTTGCTGCTTTCGGGCGGGGTCTCGATGGGCAAGTATGATCTCGTGGAGCAGGTGCTCACAGAGAGTGGCGCGGAGTTTTTCTTTACCGGGGCTCTGATCCAGCCGGGCAAGCCGGTAGTCTTCGGCAGGCTGCCAAAGGGGGCAGCGAGCCAGCAAGTCAGCAAGTCAGCGAGTCAGTGGACCTATTTTCTGGGGCTGCCGGGGAATCCGGTGTCGACGCAGGTGTGTTTTCATCTGTTTGCTGCGCCACTGTTGAAGGCGTTGGCAGGACGGTCGGACCTTGTGCCGCGCTTCGTCGAAGCTCGCCTGGCCGAGGACGTGAAGGGCGGCGCTCGTGTGACGCGATTCCTGCCTGCCGAGCTGGTGAGCGCCTGGGATGGGGTGACGGTGCGTGTCATCGGCTGGCAGGGTTCGGGGGATGTGGCGGCGAATGCTCGTGGAAATTGCTATGCGGTGTTGCCGGTGGGGGCTGAGGTGTTTCGGGCAGGCGAGACGGTGCGTGTATTGCTGCGGTAG
- the moaC gene encoding cyclic pyranopterin monophosphate synthase MoaC, whose translation MSEKLSHFDEAGQAHMVDVSAKAATQREAVAAAFVELNEAVLAALPQNPKGNPLEVARFAGIQAAKRTSELIPMCHPLALSFVDVQATVVAGGVEIRATAATVAGTGVEMEAMTAASVAALTVYDMTKALDKGIRIREIVLLSKTGGKSGEYRRGNS comes from the coding sequence ATGAGCGAAAAGTTATCGCATTTCGATGAAGCAGGCCAGGCGCATATGGTCGATGTGAGCGCGAAGGCTGCAACCCAGCGCGAGGCTGTCGCAGCCGCCTTCGTCGAACTGAACGAGGCGGTTCTCGCGGCGCTGCCGCAGAACCCCAAGGGCAATCCGCTGGAGGTTGCGCGTTTTGCCGGGATTCAGGCGGCCAAGCGTACCAGCGAGCTGATCCCGATGTGCCATCCATTGGCCTTGAGCTTTGTCGATGTGCAGGCGACGGTGGTTGCGGGTGGAGTGGAGATTCGTGCAACGGCCGCAACGGTTGCGGGCACGGGTGTCGAGATGGAAGCGATGACCGCGGCTTCGGTGGCTGCGTTGACCGTGTATGACATGACCAAGGCGCTCGATAAGGGCATCAGGATTCGCGAGATCGTGCTGCTGTCGAAGACGGGTGGCAAGAGTGGTGAGTATCGGCGCGGTAATTCCTAG
- the egtD gene encoding L-histidine N(alpha)-methyltransferase, producing the protein MTEAPEALLEAVLHEALSGLASSPKTLSPWLFYDELGSRLFEQITALPEYYLTRVERSILAAHADEIFRDGTSAVTIAELGAGTAAKTGLLLEAATRFQSEVLYQPIDVSPTALEEAATAIAANIPGVAVRPRVANYITEPFELERPDGSRILSLYIGSSIGNFTPKEATAILHNLREHLQPGDSLLLGTDMAPGAHKSVAKLLAAYDDAAGVTAAFNKNILTRLNRELDANFDLDAFAHRARWNAKASRIEMHLESLTAQTVSLAGKRIHFAQGETIHTENSYKFTDAAVTELLSSAGFEPVHIWHDDNRYFAVTLARAV; encoded by the coding sequence ATGACCGAAGCCCCCGAAGCTCTGCTCGAAGCCGTACTCCACGAAGCCCTCAGCGGCCTTGCCAGCAGCCCCAAGACGCTCTCGCCCTGGCTCTTCTATGACGAGCTGGGGTCGCGACTCTTCGAACAGATCACCGCCTTGCCCGAGTATTACCTCACTCGCGTCGAACGCTCGATCCTTGCCGCGCATGCGGATGAGATCTTTCGCGACGGCACCTCAGCAGTAACCATCGCGGAGCTTGGTGCGGGAACCGCGGCTAAAACCGGCCTGTTACTTGAGGCGGCAACGCGTTTTCAAAGTGAGGTTCTCTATCAACCGATCGATGTAAGCCCTACGGCTCTCGAAGAGGCTGCAACGGCCATCGCCGCGAATATTCCCGGTGTCGCAGTGCGGCCGCGTGTTGCGAACTACATCACCGAACCGTTCGAACTGGAACGCCCCGACGGCTCCCGTATCCTCTCGCTGTACATCGGTTCCAGCATCGGCAACTTTACGCCGAAGGAAGCGACCGCAATTCTGCATAACCTGCGGGAACATCTGCAACCCGGCGACTCGCTGCTGCTCGGAACGGATATGGCCCCGGGAGCGCACAAGTCAGTCGCCAAGTTGCTCGCCGCCTACGACGACGCTGCCGGTGTCACGGCTGCCTTCAACAAGAACATCCTCACGCGCCTGAACCGCGAACTCGATGCTAACTTCGATCTCGATGCCTTCGCGCATCGGGCGCGGTGGAATGCAAAAGCCAGCCGTATCGAGATGCACCTCGAGAGCCTCACAGCGCAGACGGTATCCCTTGCAGGCAAGCGCATTCACTTCGCGCAGGGCGAAACGATCCATACGGAGAACAGCTACAAGTTCACCGATGCCGCAGTGACCGAGCTCTTATCCAGCGCGGGCTTTGAACCAGTGCATATCTGGCATGACGACAACCGGTATTTTGCGGTTACGCTCGCACGGGCTGTTTAG